The nucleotide window CGGCAGCCGTATCCCCGAGGCCAACGAGCATTTGAAGGTGCTGGCAGCCCAGGTGCGGGAGTTTTTGGGTGAGGTCCGGGTACAGCCCTGCTACATGATGCGCACCCATCCGGATCTTTTAGAGGGAATTACCATGCTGGTGGAGGAAGGCCTGCGGCAGATCATCGTCATACCCATGTTTTTCTGCAACGGTCTTCACGTCCAGCGGGACATTCCCGAGCTTTTGGAGGCCGCACGGGAGCGTTTTCCCGGGGTTACCTTGATTTACGGTACCAACCTTGGCGCCGATCGGCGAATCGCCGAGGTTATAGTCGAGCGCATCAGGGAGGTGGCTCCCGGTGTCGTACCTCAATAATCCCCGGGCCATCGAGGCCCAGAGCCGGGCCATCATCGCAGCGCGGCTAGGCGCTCTCGGACTGGGAGCAGGGGAAAGGGACATCGTTACCCGGATTATCCATGCCACCGGCGACCTGGAATATGCCCGACTGGTGGTCATTCACCCCCGACTGGTTGCAGCGGCTACTGCCGCCCTGCGTGGCGGTGCGGACATCATTACCGACATCGAAATGGTGCGCCAGGGGATCAATAGCTCAATGCTTGCCAGGGGCGGCGGCCAGGTAATCTGCGCCATCCGGGAAAGGGAGGTGGCCGCGGCAGCGGCGGCCAGGGGGGTTACCAGAGCCATGGCCGCCATGGAATTCCTGGCGCCCCGGATGACGGGAGCAGTTGTGGCCATCGGCAATGCTCCCACGGCCCTTTTCCGCTTGCTGGAACTGATGGCCGCCGGTCGGGCGGCACCGGCGGCCATAATCGGTACGCCGGTAGGCTTTGTAGGAGCGGCGGAAGCCAAGGCGGCCCTAGAGAAAGCCGACGTACCATTTATCACCGTGCGGGGCACCAGGGGCGGCAGCACGGTGGCGGTGGCCGCCGTCAACGCCTTGCTGCATCTGACTTGGGACGAAGAAGGTGATGATTAATGGCCCGGGCGATCATGCTCCAGGGCACCAGTTCCAATGTCGGCAAGAGCGTCCTGGCGGCAGCGCTGTGCCGCATCTTTTACCGCTCCGGCTTCCGGGTGGCTCCTTTTAAATCCCAGAACATGGCCTTAAATTCCGGTGCCACCCCTGACGGTGGGGAAATGGGACGCGCCCAGCTGGTGCAGGCTTATGCCGCCGGGGTAGAACCGCGGGTGGAGATGAATCCGGTTTTGCTCAAACCCACGGCCCACGCCCGCTCCCAGGTAATTTTACTGGGACGCCCGGTCGGCAACGTAGGGGCCAGGGAGTACCATGGAAGCTTTAATCAGGAGCTGTGGCGATACGTGGAGGAGGCTTATGCCGTCCTGGATAAGGAATTTGAGGTAATCGTTATAGAAGGCGCCGGCAGCCCGGCGGAGGTTAACCTTAAAGCCCGGGAGATAGCCAACATGCGGGTGGCCAAAATGGCCAGGGCGCCGGTACTCTTGGTGGCCGATATCGACCGCGGCGGCGCCCTGGCGGCCATTGTGGGGACCCTTGAGCTCCTGGATGAAGACGAAAGGGAGCTGGTGGCGGGCTTGATTATCAACAAGTTCCGGGGCGACGTGGCTCTGCTGCAGCCTGCTCTAGAATTTTTAGAAAGAAAAACCGGCAAGCCCGTTCTTGGGGTCATCCCCTTTCTGACCCACGGCCTGCCCGAGGAAGATTCCGTAGCCCTGGAACAAGTAGTCAATCGTCCAACCGCCCCTGATGAAGTAGAAATTGTCGTAATAAAGCTGCCCTGCATCGCCAACTTTACCGATTTTGATGCCCTACAAAGGGAACAGGGCGTCAACCTGCGCTATGTAGAAGACAAAAACGACCTTGGCAATCCGGATCTCATCATCATACCGGGAAGCAAAAATACCATTGGGGATTTGCTTTGGCTGCGGCAGCGGGGCCTGGAAGAAGCCGTTAAAGGGCTGGCATCACGGGGCACACCGGTGGTGGGCATATGCGGCGGCTATCAAATGCTGGGGCTGGAAATTGCCGATCCCGGCCATGTGGAAACCGACCATGACGGCATAGACGGCATGGGGCTTCTGCCGGTGCGTACCATTTTTCAACCCACCAAGGCTACCAACCTCGTTCGGGGCCGGGTAACCGGTACGGGGCCTTTTCTGGGGCCGCTGCAGGGCCTGGAGGTAAAGGGCTATGAGATCCACATGGGGTCAAGCAGCCTGGCTGAAGGTCGGCCGGCCTTTAAAATTACTAAGCGCGGCAACACCCCTGTGGATATCGACGACGGCGCCCAAAGTAGCGACGGTCTGGTGTGGGGTACTTACATCCACGGCATCTGGGACAATGACGCCTTCCGCCACCGGATACTGGCCGTTTTACGGGCCAGGCGCGGTTTTGTAGACAGGGTGGGCAGCCTGAAATTTGCCGCCGATCTGGAGCGCCGTTTTGACGCTCTGGCGGCTGCGGTGGCCAGGCATTTAGATTTAAAACGACTGGCGGCCATCATGGGTCTGGAGCGGCCCCTGGCAGGTGAAGGATTTGGATCCTAGCGTCCTTGTCCTGGTACTTGCCCTCCTCCTCGACCTGGCGGTGGGGGATCCGACCTGGCTTGTACATCCGACCCAGATCATGGGTGCGGGAATAAACGCTCTGGAAAAATTACTCTGGCGGCCGAAGGCGTCCCGGAGCTACCTGCTGGCTGCAGGAGCGGTGGTAGCAGTGATCATTGTCGCCGCGGCATGGCTGATTACCCGGGAACTGCTGGTGGCGGCCGGGCGGCTCAATTACTGGGCGGGAGTATTGCTGGGGGGCTGGCTCCTGGCGACAACCATCGCCCCCCGGGGTCTGGCAGCGGCGGCCGCTGGTGTCCTCCGGGCCCTGGAGGAAGGCGATCTGGTCCAGGCCCGCCGCCGGGTCGGCAGGATTGTAGGGCGTGATACAGAAGGCCTGGATGAAGGGGAAGTGGTCCGGGCGACGGTGGAAACCGTAGCCGAAAATAGTTGTGACGGCGTTATCGCTCCCCTGTTCTATTTTTTCCTTGGGGGAGTACCACTGGCCATGGCCTATCGCGCCGTCAATACCCTGGATTCCATGCTGGGGTATAAAAACGACCGTTACCTTTACTTCGGTCGGGCGGCGGCCAGACTGGACGATGCGGCCAACTATTTACCAGCCAGGTTGACGGGCCTTGCCTTATGTGCGGCGGCCGTGCTGCTGGGCTGTGGAAGACAGGCCTGGAAGGTTATGCTGCGCGATGCCCGTCGTCACCCCAGCCCCAACAGCGGTTTTCCAGAGGCGGCAGTTGCCGGCGCCCTGGGCGTGCAGCTGGGTGGCCTTAACTACTACCAGGGACGGCCTTCCCGGCGCCCCCTGATCGGCGAGGCCCGGCAGCCTTTAAGGAGAGAGCATATCACCAGGGCCGTCTGCCTTATGGCGGCCGCCACTTTACTCATTTCCTTGGCCGGCGGGTTG belongs to Moorella humiferrea and includes:
- a CDS encoding cobyric acid synthase, which encodes MARAIMLQGTSSNVGKSVLAAALCRIFYRSGFRVAPFKSQNMALNSGATPDGGEMGRAQLVQAYAAGVEPRVEMNPVLLKPTAHARSQVILLGRPVGNVGAREYHGSFNQELWRYVEEAYAVLDKEFEVIVIEGAGSPAEVNLKAREIANMRVAKMARAPVLLVADIDRGGALAAIVGTLELLDEDERELVAGLIINKFRGDVALLQPALEFLERKTGKPVLGVIPFLTHGLPEEDSVALEQVVNRPTAPDEVEIVVIKLPCIANFTDFDALQREQGVNLRYVEDKNDLGNPDLIIIPGSKNTIGDLLWLRQRGLEEAVKGLASRGTPVVGICGGYQMLGLEIADPGHVETDHDGIDGMGLLPVRTIFQPTKATNLVRGRVTGTGPFLGPLQGLEVKGYEIHMGSSSLAEGRPAFKITKRGNTPVDIDDGAQSSDGLVWGTYIHGIWDNDAFRHRILAVLRARRGFVDRVGSLKFAADLERRFDALAAAVARHLDLKRLAAIMGLERPLAGEGFGS
- the cbiB gene encoding adenosylcobinamide-phosphate synthase CbiB, producing the protein MDPSVLVLVLALLLDLAVGDPTWLVHPTQIMGAGINALEKLLWRPKASRSYLLAAGAVVAVIIVAAAWLITRELLVAAGRLNYWAGVLLGGWLLATTIAPRGLAAAAAGVLRALEEGDLVQARRRVGRIVGRDTEGLDEGEVVRATVETVAENSCDGVIAPLFYFFLGGVPLAMAYRAVNTLDSMLGYKNDRYLYFGRAAARLDDAANYLPARLTGLALCAAAVLLGCGRQAWKVMLRDARRHPSPNSGFPEAAVAGALGVQLGGLNYYQGRPSRRPLIGEARQPLRREHITRAVCLMAAATLLISLAGGLILTQKGRWY
- a CDS encoding precorrin-8X methylmutase; amino-acid sequence: MSYLNNPRAIEAQSRAIIAARLGALGLGAGERDIVTRIIHATGDLEYARLVVIHPRLVAAATAALRGGADIITDIEMVRQGINSSMLARGGGQVICAIREREVAAAAAARGVTRAMAAMEFLAPRMTGAVVAIGNAPTALFRLLELMAAGRAAPAAIIGTPVGFVGAAEAKAALEKADVPFITVRGTRGGSTVAVAAVNALLHLTWDEEGDD
- a CDS encoding sirohydrochlorin chelatase; the protein is MNTGIILLGHGSRIPEANEHLKVLAAQVREFLGEVRVQPCYMMRTHPDLLEGITMLVEEGLRQIIVIPMFFCNGLHVQRDIPELLEAARERFPGVTLIYGTNLGADRRIAEVIVERIREVAPGVVPQ